In the genome of Afipia felis ATCC 53690, the window GCAGGTTTCGAGGAAGTCACCTTTTTCGGCGAGTTGTTCGATCGGGTAGCCACGATACTGGAGAACGCCAGCGTCACCGTCGATATAGGTAATTTTCGACTGGCAGCTTGCCGTGGAAGTAAAGCCCGGATCGTAGGTGAACATTCCGGTCTGCGCGTAGAGCTTGCTGATGTCGATGACATCCGGACCCACCGTGCCGGCATAGACAGGCAAGTTTACGCTTTTCTCGCCTACGGTAAGGGTGGCTTGTTTGGTGTTGGACTTTACATCCATCGTGGATCCCCCGATGTCTCTTGCTTTCTTTAGATCACGGAGGACAGGCAAAATCTTGCGAGCCCGCCGCTATGCTTAAAGTTCGGCAGAAGGGGTATCGTATTGCTATGTGCGCTGCAAGACGGCCCTTCGAAGCCTTGGTAGGGGGTTACTGGCTCTGATCCTGCAACCGTGCCAAGGATATTTCACGTCCTAGAACGGCCAGGACATCAAAAATACCGGGAGACGTCGTTTTGCCGGTCAGTGCCACGCGTAAAGGCTGGGCAACAGCGCCGAGTTTCAGGTTGTTTTTCTCGGCGTAATCGCGCATCGCCGCTTCGGTTGTCGCCGCGTTCCATTCCTTCACGTCAGAGAGGCTGCGGTGAAGATCACCGATGAGTGAACGGGTCTGCGGCGTCAGCAATGCTGCAGCCTTTGCGTCCATGGTGAGCGGTCTGTCGGCGAAGATGTAGCCGGCATTCTCGATCAGCTCGATCAGCGTCTTGGCGCGCTCCTTTAGTCCGGGCATCGCCTGCAGGAATTGCGCGCGCGTGGCGTCGTTGAGTTTCGCCTGTAGCGCAGGGCCTTGTGGGACGAACTGCAGAACGTCTTCGACGCTCTTGAGCAATTCTGTGTCGTCCGTCGAGCGGATGTAATGGCCGTTCAGGTTTTCGAGTTTGGCAAAATCGAAGCGCGCAGCCGAGCGGCCGATCGAAGTGAGATCGAACGCCTCGATCATCTCCGGAGTGGAAAATATTTCCTGATCGCCGTGACTCCAGCCGAGCCGCACCAGATAATTCCGCAACGCTGCGGGAAGGTAGCCCATGGCGCGATAGGCTTCGACGCCGAGCGCGCCGTGACGCTTGGAGAGCTTGGAGCCGTCCGGTCCGTGGATGAGCGGAATATGCGCCATCACCGGTACGTCCCATCCCAGCGCATCGTAGATATGCTTCTGGCGCGCAGCATTGATGAGGTGATCGTCGCCGCGGATGACATGGGTTACGCCCATGTCATGGTCATCCACCACCACGGCGAGCATATAGGTCGGGGTGCCATCGGAGCGCAGCAGCACCAGATCGTCCAGATTTTCGTTCTGCCAGACCACGCGACCCTGGACCTGATCCTCGATCACGGTTTCCCCGGTTTGCGGTGCCTTGAGGCGGATCACCGGCTTGGCCCCGGCAGGTGCTTCGGCGGGATCGCGGTCGCGCCAGCGGCCGTCATAGCGCACGGCACGGCCCTCGGCGCGTGCCGCCTCGCGCATCTGGGTCAGTTCCTCCGGCGTCGCGTAGCAGCGATAGGCCTTGCCCGCGGCCAGAAGCTGTTCCGCAACCTCACGGTGCCGCGCCACGCGGCTGAACTGGTAGATCGTCTCGTCGTCCCATTCGATGCCGAGCCATTTCAGGCCGTCGAGAATGGCTTCGATTGCAGCGTCGGTCGAACGTTCGCGGTCGGTATCCTCGATCCGCAGCAGCATCTTGCCGCCGTGCCTGCGGGCATAGAGCCAGTTGAACAGCGCGGTGCGTGCGCCGCCGATATGGAGGAAGCCGGTCGGAGACGGCGCAAAGCGGGTGACGACGGATTCGGTCATTTCAGATGGTTCAATTGCTCTCGGAAAGGGTGGTTGGGCGGGCCTTTATCATACTGCCGGGGCACTGTCCCGGTATCCCGGCCGCAAATGCCGCCGGGAGGTCAAAAGTTCGTTCTCGCCCGCGCACTCCCGAATGGTGCTTCCCACGCTCCTGCTCTTGGCGTGGCGGCGCGGATTTGGCACATAGGGCACAACTTGAAAGGGTGCAAATGACTGACGAATCGACGCCGGATGTGGGCCGCGACTTCATCCGCGACATTGTGGCGGCGGATCTGGCCTCGGGAAAGCATACGGGCGTGGTGACGCGCTTTCCCCCGGAACCCAACGGCTACCTGCATCTCGGCCACGCCAAATCGATCTGCCTGAATTTCGGCATCGCCGAGGAGTTTGGCGGGCGCTGCCATTTGCGCTTCGACGACACCAACCCGGCCAAGGAAGAACAGGAATTCATCGACGCCATTCAGCGCGACGTCCGCTGGCTCGGTTTCGATTGGGGCGAGCATCTGCATTTCGCCTCCGACTATTTCGAGCAGCTTTACGCCTGGGCGCAGGATTTGATCCGCGCGGGCAAGGCCTATGTCGACGACCAGTCGCCGGACGAAATCCGGCTGACCCGCGGCACTCTGACCGAGGCCGGACAGAATAGTCCGTTCCGCAACCGTTCGGTGGAGGAGAACCTCGATCTGTTCGCGCGGATGCGCGCCGGCGAGTTCCCGAACGGCACGCGTGTGCTGCGTGCCAAGATCGACATGGGCTCGGGCAATATCAACCTGCGCGATCCGGTGCTGTATCGCATCCTGCATGCGCACCATCCGCGCACCGGCACGGCGTGGAATATCTATCCGAGCTACGATTTCGCGCACGGCCAGTCCGACTCCATCGAGCACATCACTCACTCGATCTGCACGCTGGAGTTCGAGGATCACCGGCCTCTTTACGACTGGTTCCTCGATAATCTTCCGGTGCCATCGCATCCGCACCAGTACGAGTTTGCGCGGCTGAACATGACCTACAC includes:
- the gltX gene encoding glutamate--tRNA ligase; the protein is MTESVVTRFAPSPTGFLHIGGARTALFNWLYARRHGGKMLLRIEDTDRERSTDAAIEAILDGLKWLGIEWDDETIYQFSRVARHREVAEQLLAAGKAYRCYATPEELTQMREAARAEGRAVRYDGRWRDRDPAEAPAGAKPVIRLKAPQTGETVIEDQVQGRVVWQNENLDDLVLLRSDGTPTYMLAVVVDDHDMGVTHVIRGDDHLINAARQKHIYDALGWDVPVMAHIPLIHGPDGSKLSKRHGALGVEAYRAMGYLPAALRNYLVRLGWSHGDQEIFSTPEMIEAFDLTSIGRSAARFDFAKLENLNGHYIRSTDDTELLKSVEDVLQFVPQGPALQAKLNDATRAQFLQAMPGLKERAKTLIELIENAGYIFADRPLTMDAKAAALLTPQTRSLIGDLHRSLSDVKEWNAATTEAAMRDYAEKNNLKLGAVAQPLRVALTGKTTSPGIFDVLAVLGREISLARLQDQSQ